In the genome of Bacteroidales bacterium, the window ACTTTTCGACACTCGTTTGCGACCCATCTTGTTGAAGGTGGTGCCGATTTAAGGGCAGTTCAGGAAATGCTTGGTCATGAATCAATTATAACAACAGAGATATATACTCACATTGATAAAACTTATTTAAAACAAGTCATTCATGATTATCATCCTCGTTCTTAAGGAAAAGGATTTATTGATATTTTTTCTTCAATTCATTGATTACTTGTTCAACAGTAATAGATTCAATACATTTGCAATGTTGTTGATGGCGGCAATGGTTACATTCTTTATCTAATACCAAGTAGCTTGCATTTTTGCCTATAGGTCTCCACCGCTGTGGAAAAATGGGACGCATAGGAGCATAAATGCCTATAGCTCGTTTACCAAGGGCGGCAGCAATATGTAGGGGACCTGTGCTGCATGCTACGATACCATCGGCTTCGTTGATGAGCGAGATATATTCCGATAAAGTTAATTTACCCGTTAAATCTTTTATTTTGGATTGATAAACTTTTAGAAGGTACTCCATTTCTTCGGCTTCTGCTTGTGTGCCTGTAATTATAATATTGTATTGATTTTCGGGTAAGATGCGAATAAGTTCGGCATATTTATCAAGACCCCATTCGCGGGCACTCCCTTTAGATTTTGGGTGTAAAATTAAATTAAATTTTGTGCGATCAATAATTGAATATAGGCGTTCGGGCAAAGGGGCAACTTTAGTTAATCCGTAAAAACGATGTAAATCGGACACAGAAGGAAGGTCAAATTTGAGTTTAAGCGAACGAAGCAATTCGAGATTAAGCTCTGCTTCGTGTTTATTTGAATTTTTACGACCTAAATTTATCTTTTTGTTAACTGTAAAGTAATGGTATAAACGATGCGAAGTCCCGATTCTGTTTTTTATTTTTGCTATTTTAGCTAATAAGGCTATTCGCTTGTTTGGATAAACATGAATAATAGTGTCGGCTTTAAGTCTTTTAAAGGCACGAATTTGCTTTTTAAACGAATAATTTTGCCATTTATCCCATTCAATAATTTTGTCGATATGATGACAAGTTTCGAGCAATGGTTTAGTATAACTATTGCCTAAAAAAATAATTTCTGTGTTAGGATAATTTTCTTTTAAAACGCCAAGCATAGGCAAAGTTAATACCACATCGCCAATTTTATCGGTTCTACTTATTATGATGCGTTGAAAAGGTTCCACTTAGCGGATTAGTAAAATTTTACCAGAAAGCTTATATCCTTTAACATCTGATGAGGTAACATGATAATAATAAATGCCAGCAGGAAGCGGTATACCAGCAGAGCTATACCCATCCCATAGTAAGCGTTTGGCTGTTACAGAATAAACAATGGCTCCCCAGCGATTAAATATATCGAGAGTAAAATTATTATAACCATTTGTTTTTATTGTAAAAAAATCGTTTTGTCCATCGTTATTGGGCGTAAAAATATTGGGGGCAGCTAAGGTATCAATGGTATTTAGATTTATCGTTGTTGTATCTATACACCCTGCTCCAGCTTTAACTAAGAAGCTAACAGAATGGCTTCCTGCATTATTAAATAAATGAGTAATTACTGTGTCGCCGGCAAAAAATGGAGTGTTATCAAAATTCCAAAAATAATAATATGGATATCCATCATCATTTAAAACTTTTCCATGAAAGTATAACAAGAAAGAAGGTAAAAAAAGCGTGTCGGTATATTCAATGGATGTTTGAGGAAAATCACGTACATGAATGTAATCGGTTTTAGTTTTAGTTTGTGTGGCATTAGAACTAGATGCAGTAAGACTTACGGTATAAAATCCAGGATTGTTGTAAGTATGTGTAGGATTTTTTATAGAATCGACGGCTGTGCCATCGCCAAAATCCCAATGCCAATTTTTAACAGTATCGCCAACAGAGAGATCGGTAAATTGAATATTATATCCCGGACAAACCAAAGTCGTATCTGCTACAAAATTTACAGATATTTGTGCACTCGTTTTAATTACGAATAAACAATATAATATGATAAAGATTTTAAACTTTTTCAACAATTACTAATTCAATTTCCTTGCAAAAATAAAAAAAATGAATGGTATTCATACAAAATTCAAATATTTTTTGTCAAATTTTTTACAATGTAGAATTGATAAAAAATTCTTTGGCTATTATTCGTAATGCCATGTAGCCTGGAATGGCAAGCATCATACCAATTATACCAGCTAACATGCCCGAAGCTAAAATTACAATAAAGATTTCAAGTGGGTGAGCTTTTATAGCATTGGAAAATATGTAAGGTTGAATAAGAGAAGCATCGAGAATATTTACAGTTAAATATACAATTGCCATGTATATCAAATGAGGTATTATGACATCGTATAAATCGAATGGAAGAAAAGTTAAAAAGCCAACAAGCATTCCAATGCTCAATGAAATAATAGGTCCAATGTAGGGTATAATATTAAAGATGGCACCAATTAGACCAAGCATGATAGCGGTTTTAAGATCGCAACCTACTATACTCATCCCTATGCATATAAGAGTAAAAATAATAAGTATATCGATAACAACACCCGAAAAATATCGCATAAGCATTTTGCTAATACTTAATAAAACATGTTTAACCTCGGTTTGATATGATATGGGAACAAACATAAGTATGGTTCGTGTAAAGAGTCGGTCGTCTTTTAAAAAGAAAAATGAGATAAATGTGATAACAAAAACAGCAACTAATAAATCAGTAATAATTCCTAGTAAGTTGCTAAATGTGTTTTGAATATGGTCGGCATTAAAAAAATACATGAATTTGTTTACAACTAAACTCGATAAATTGCTATTTTCGGCATTAAGTAAGCCAAGTGAGTAAAGGTTTTTGCGAATACCTTCGAGCGGAATGGCTAGTTTGGAATTTAATACATCGGGGTTTATTGAAGCTAAATGATAAATTTCGTTAACAATCAATGGAAAAATACTATACAAAATAATGAATACCAAGGTCCAAAACATACCTAATAACAAAATGGCTCTTAAAAATGAAGGAATGTAAAATTGCTTGAAATGCCATTTTTTTAATTTCAAATTAATAGGGTTAAGTATTAATGAGACAATAGCTGCTATTGTAACATATACCCATAATTTCCATAAAAAATAAGCTATGATGATAAAAACAATGGAAAAAAATGTTATTAATATGGTCGATTTATTGAACTTCATGAAATGTATATTTGGCTATTTTAAACTTTTATGAAAATAAAATGATTGACATTTTCTTTGGGCTTTATTATACAAAGGTATAAAATTACAAATGAAAAATTGCTACAAGGTAAATATTTTCTTTTTGAGGGTTAACAATGCATTGAATATCGAACGGAATACTTAGTTGTTCGCTAACTTTAATTTCTCTTGATAATTGAATGCCAGTATTTACAACACCTAAACTATTTCCATACCATCCTTTATCAGTTGTTGCACCCATAAATATTTGTACAGGATGTTTTTCAAATTGATAGCTTATTTCAAAATACTGACTATGCATAGTATCGTTACCCCAAAAATTGTATGAAGCCAAAATAGTTAAAGGAAAATTTTCAGATATTTTATACGATAAATCTGCACTGAGCGTATGTCCTGTTTTTTTTGAATCGTAATTGAAATAAGCATTATTGGCTATTTGGTTCATATAAAAATAATCGTAAACATAAATAGAAAAATGGTGGATGTTGGCAAAAACAAATAGGTCATTTTCTTGTATAGGTTGATTAGAAAAGCTAAATGAGCCCCATGCGCCTATTCCAATTTTGTCTTTGTATATGAGTTCCATATCGGGTTGAATAGCGGCAGAATTAAAATAATCGCTTCCTCGCCAAATATAACGACTGGCAATATCGGCATTGACTTTAAACTGTATAAACGTAGAATCGGTTTGAGCTGAAACTAAAGAAGCCATAAAAAAAATAAACACAAGAATAGAAAGCTTCATATTAATTAAATAAAATTTAGCAAATATATATAATAATCAATTAATTATAAAAAAAATTATGGATGTTCAAAAGCTCCTAAATCGGGCATATTGTCTATAATGCGGCTGTTGCCATTATAGTCCCAAGGAAACATCGAACCAATGTTTAAATCGCCTTTGTTGATGCAGAAAGATAAGGTATCAAGTTCAAATTT includes:
- a CDS encoding glycosyltransferase family 9 protein, coding for MEPFQRIIISRTDKIGDVVLTLPMLGVLKENYPNTEIIFLGNSYTKPLLETCHHIDKIIEWDKWQNYSFKKQIRAFKRLKADTIIHVYPNKRIALLAKIAKIKNRIGTSHRLYHYFTVNKKINLGRKNSNKHEAELNLELLRSLKLKFDLPSVSDLHRFYGLTKVAPLPERLYSIIDRTKFNLILHPKSKGSAREWGLDKYAELIRILPENQYNIIITGTQAEAEEMEYLLKVYQSKIKDLTGKLTLSEYISLINEADGIVACSTGPLHIAAALGKRAIGIYAPMRPIFPQRWRPIGKNASYLVLDKECNHCRHQQHCKCIESITVEQVINELKKKYQ
- a CDS encoding gliding motility-associated C-terminal domain-containing protein; its protein translation is MKKFKIFIILYCLFVIKTSAQISVNFVADTTLVCPGYNIQFTDLSVGDTVKNWHWDFGDGTAVDSIKNPTHTYNNPGFYTVSLTASSSNATQTKTKTDYIHVRDFPQTSIEYTDTLFLPSFLLYFHGKVLNDDGYPYYYFWNFDNTPFFAGDTVITHLFNNAGSHSVSFLVKAGAGCIDTTTINLNTIDTLAAPNIFTPNNDGQNDFFTIKTNGYNNFTLDIFNRWGAIVYSVTAKRLLWDGYSSAGIPLPAGIYYYHVTSSDVKGYKLSGKILLIR
- a CDS encoding AI-2E family transporter, with the translated sequence MKFNKSTILITFFSIVFIIIAYFLWKLWVYVTIAAIVSLILNPINLKLKKWHFKQFYIPSFLRAILLLGMFWTLVFIILYSIFPLIVNEIYHLASINPDVLNSKLAIPLEGIRKNLYSLGLLNAENSNLSSLVVNKFMYFFNADHIQNTFSNLLGIITDLLVAVFVITFISFFFLKDDRLFTRTILMFVPISYQTEVKHVLLSISKMLMRYFSGVVIDILIIFTLICIGMSIVGCDLKTAIMLGLIGAIFNIIPYIGPIISLSIGMLVGFLTFLPFDLYDVIIPHLIYMAIVYLTVNILDASLIQPYIFSNAIKAHPLEIFIVILASGMLAGIIGMMLAIPGYMALRIIAKEFFINSTL